One genomic region from Proteus vulgaris encodes:
- a CDS encoding phosphoenolpyruvate hydrolase family protein gives MTHSRETLLKKFNEMIARHEPIIGGGAGTGLSAKCEEAGGIDLIVIYNSGRYRMAGRGSLAGLLAYGNANEIVMDMAKEVLPVVKHTPVLAGVNGTDPFCNFDKFLDEVKATGFAGVQNFPTVGLIDGNFRANLEETGMGYGLEVDMIRKAHEKGLLTTPYVFSREDAIAMAEAGADIIVPHMGLTTGGNIGAETALTLADCVPLINDWAKAAKAVRSDVIVLCHGGPIATPEDAQYILDNCPDCHGFYGASSMERLPTEVALTATTKEFKSIKR, from the coding sequence ATGACTCATTCACGTGAAACGTTACTAAAAAAATTCAATGAAATGATTGCACGCCATGAACCGATTATTGGTGGTGGCGCAGGTACAGGACTTTCAGCTAAGTGTGAAGAAGCCGGTGGTATTGACCTTATTGTTATTTATAACTCAGGTCGTTACCGTATGGCTGGTCGAGGATCTTTAGCGGGTTTATTAGCTTATGGTAACGCTAATGAAATCGTTATGGATATGGCAAAAGAAGTATTACCGGTTGTTAAACATACACCTGTGCTTGCTGGTGTTAACGGTACAGATCCATTCTGTAACTTCGATAAATTCTTAGATGAAGTTAAAGCAACAGGCTTTGCTGGCGTACAGAATTTCCCAACAGTAGGTCTGATTGATGGTAATTTCCGCGCTAACTTAGAAGAAACAGGTATGGGTTATGGGCTTGAAGTGGATATGATCCGCAAAGCCCATGAAAAAGGTTTATTAACCACACCTTATGTCTTTAGCCGTGAAGATGCGATTGCAATGGCTGAGGCTGGCGCAGATATTATTGTCCCTCATATGGGGTTAACAACTGGCGGTAATATTGGTGCTGAAACAGCATTAACATTAGCGGACTGTGTTCCTTTAATTAATGACTGGGCAAAAGCCGCTAAAGCTGTACGTTCTGATGTTATTGTGCTTTGCCATGGTGGCCCAATTGCAACACCTGAAGATGCACAATATATCTTAGATAATTGCCCCGACTGTCACGGTTTCTATGGTGCAAGTTCAATGGAACGTTTACCAACAGAAGTGGCATTAACCGCAACTACCAAAGAATTTAAAAGTATTAAACGCTAA
- a CDS encoding serine dehydratase subunit alpha family protein, translated as MKEQLSSRWKILIAAVKQQVKPALGCTEPISLALAAATAASYLQHPITRISAEVSPNLMKNGMGVTVPGTGMVGLSIAASLGAVGGDCNAGLEVLKNATPDHVEQSKALLAAGIVNVSIKKACQEVLYSEVTVEDAENSATVIIAGNHTNIVKIIHNGHVVLDNTCDGAEQSASPCEIKETLTQTNTQEIYQFVTQTPVEEISFILESAHLNDALSKEGLNNTYGLHIGQTLQRQQQRGLLAKDLLSEIMIRTSAASDARMGGAVLPAMSNSGSGNQGIAATMPVVVVAEYLQVGEEKMARALMLSHLLAIYIHHKFPALSALCAATTASMGAAGAIAWLMDERYESMAMAISSMIGDISGVICDGASNSCAMKVSTGASAAYKAVLMALDNTYVTGNDGIVAHDVDSTIENLCALASRAMQHTDIQIIEIMEYKVVANG; from the coding sequence ATGAAAGAACAATTATCTTCTCGTTGGAAAATATTGATAGCGGCAGTTAAGCAACAAGTTAAACCCGCTTTAGGTTGTACTGAACCTATCTCGCTTGCATTAGCGGCTGCAACAGCAGCAAGTTACTTACAACACCCTATTACCCGTATTAGTGCAGAAGTTTCTCCCAATTTAATGAAAAACGGTATGGGCGTAACTGTACCAGGTACGGGTATGGTGGGATTATCCATTGCCGCGAGTTTAGGTGCCGTTGGGGGTGATTGTAATGCAGGTCTTGAAGTATTAAAGAATGCAACGCCAGATCACGTTGAACAAAGTAAAGCACTATTAGCGGCTGGCATTGTGAATGTTTCAATTAAAAAAGCATGCCAAGAAGTTCTATATAGTGAAGTGACTGTTGAAGATGCTGAAAATAGCGCAACAGTAATTATTGCCGGTAATCACACTAATATCGTTAAAATTATTCATAACGGCCATGTTGTTCTTGATAACACTTGCGATGGCGCAGAACAGTCTGCATCACCTTGTGAAATTAAAGAAACGTTAACCCAAACGAATACCCAAGAAATTTACCAGTTTGTTACCCAAACTCCAGTAGAAGAAATTTCTTTTATCCTTGAATCAGCACACTTAAATGATGCGCTATCAAAAGAAGGTTTGAACAATACTTATGGTTTACATATTGGGCAAACTTTACAACGCCAACAACAGCGTGGCTTATTAGCAAAAGATTTATTATCAGAAATCATGATCCGTACTTCTGCGGCATCTGATGCTCGTATGGGTGGTGCCGTTTTACCTGCAATGAGTAACTCTGGTTCAGGTAACCAAGGTATTGCTGCAACGATGCCTGTTGTGGTAGTTGCTGAATATTTACAAGTTGGCGAAGAAAAAATGGCAAGAGCATTAATGCTTTCCCATTTACTGGCTATCTATATTCACCATAAATTTCCTGCACTATCTGCATTATGCGCGGCAACAACAGCATCAATGGGCGCTGCTGGTGCAATTGCATGGCTTATGGATGAACGTTACGAATCTATGGCTATGGCAATTAGTAGCATGATTGGTGATATCAGTGGTGTAATTTGTGATGGTGCTTCAAATAGCTGTGCGATGAAAGTCTCAACCGGAGCGAGTGCAGCTTATAAAGCTGTATTAATGGCGCTAGATAACACTTATGTGACAGGTAATGACGGTATTGTTGCTCATGACGTTGATTCTACAATTGAAAATCTGTGTGCATTGGCAAGCCGAGCAATGCAACATACCGATATTCAAATTATTGAGATCATGGAATATAAAGTTGTTGCCAATGGCTAA
- the pepT gene encoding peptidase T, producing MNLVERFISYTKVNTTTNRENGAAGIMPSSEGQRVLALQLVEELKALGVEDIKIRDTAIVTATLPSNLDYEVPTVAFFGHLDTSAEQTNDTKAQILPYKGGDLCLNKELEIFLRQSEFPELENYIGDDIIVTDGTSLLGADDKAAIASIMDMLQYFKQHPEVKHGTVKIGFVPDEEQGLRGAKVFDTKEFGADFAYTLDCCGIGELVYENWNAGDVEITFTGASAHPMSAKGKLKNSLLMAHKFVAMLPGGEAPEYTEGREGYYWVKQLAGNSARTVLKMDVRDFTEKGYAQRMAFLKQLSDYCEGLWGEGSVTCKLADRYANVFNSLQGDNRYPIDIAVAAYEANGITPRPIPMRGGYDGAALSQNGLPCPNIFTGAHNFHSIYEYLPVKSLYAASDVLKSVVKITAERFAPGAKA from the coding sequence ATGAATCTCGTTGAACGGTTTATTTCTTATACAAAAGTTAACACCACCACAAATAGGGAAAATGGCGCAGCTGGTATTATGCCTTCTTCAGAAGGTCAGCGAGTCCTAGCTCTACAATTAGTCGAAGAGTTAAAAGCTTTAGGTGTTGAAGATATCAAAATTCGTGATACTGCGATTGTTACCGCGACACTGCCTTCTAATCTTGACTATGAAGTTCCAACCGTTGCTTTCTTTGGCCATTTAGACACTAGTGCAGAACAAACTAATGACACCAAAGCGCAAATCCTACCTTATAAAGGTGGCGATCTTTGCTTAAATAAAGAACTTGAGATCTTTTTACGTCAAAGCGAATTTCCTGAATTAGAAAACTATATTGGTGACGATATTATCGTAACCGATGGTACTAGCTTATTAGGTGCTGACGATAAAGCGGCTATCGCCTCAATTATGGATATGTTGCAGTACTTTAAACAACATCCTGAAGTGAAACACGGTACAGTTAAAATTGGTTTTGTACCCGATGAAGAACAAGGTTTACGTGGTGCAAAAGTCTTTGATACTAAAGAATTCGGTGCCGATTTTGCCTATACATTAGATTGCTGTGGTATTGGTGAATTAGTATATGAAAACTGGAATGCAGGAGATGTTGAAATTACCTTTACTGGTGCTTCAGCTCACCCAATGTCTGCAAAAGGTAAATTAAAAAATTCACTGTTAATGGCACATAAATTTGTTGCTATGTTACCGGGTGGTGAAGCACCAGAGTATACCGAAGGCCGTGAAGGTTATTATTGGGTCAAACAATTAGCAGGTAATAGCGCTCGTACTGTATTAAAAATGGATGTGCGTGATTTCACCGAAAAAGGTTATGCACAACGCATGGCATTTTTAAAACAACTTTCAGATTATTGTGAAGGTTTATGGGGTGAAGGCTCTGTAACTTGTAAACTTGCTGACCGTTATGCCAACGTCTTTAATAGCCTGCAAGGCGATAACCGTTACCCTATCGATATTGCTGTTGCCGCTTATGAAGCGAATGGCATTACACCTCGCCCAATTCCAATGCGTGGTGGTTATGACGGTGCAGCACTCTCTCAAAATGGACTGCCTTGCCCTAATATCTTTACTGGTGCTCATAACTTCCACTCTATTTATGAATATCTACCTGTTAAATCGCTTTACGCTGCCAGCGATGTCTTAAAATCAGTCGTTAAGATCACGGCTGAGCGCTTTGCACCTGGAGCTAAAGCATGA
- a CDS encoding Tm-1-like ATP-binding domain-containing protein gives MKQYSGSIYIATTLDTKSAEIFYVSDLIKKAGLPVKTVDLTTKPTALAREADVTATEVARFHPNGKEAVFCGDRGKAIEAMSIAFEHYLTHCDDVLAILGLGGSGGTALITPAMQSLPIGVPKLMVSTMASGDISGYIGASDISMMYSVTDVSGLNRISRKVLRNAANQIAGAVYFYQEEQVVDKPAVALTMFGVTTPCVQQLTQKLENNYDCLVFHATGSGGKAMEKLADSHLLHSVLDLTTTEVCDYLFDGVLACDEDRFGAIARTKTPYIGSCGALDMVNFGRPSSVPEKYKGRQFYHHNAQVTLMRTTPEENRQLGIWIAEKLNQCEGPLRFVLPQGGFSALDIEGAPFWDPQANQAFFDAFITTFKETETRQLVISPYHINSAEFTQQIYDLHQELIC, from the coding sequence ATGAAACAGTATTCTGGTTCTATTTATATTGCCACAACGCTTGATACTAAAAGTGCTGAGATTTTTTATGTCAGTGATTTAATTAAAAAAGCAGGCCTCCCTGTTAAAACCGTTGACTTGACTACAAAACCCACGGCATTAGCTCGAGAAGCGGATGTCACAGCAACAGAAGTTGCACGCTTTCACCCAAATGGCAAAGAAGCTGTTTTTTGTGGCGATAGAGGGAAAGCAATAGAAGCGATGTCTATCGCATTTGAACACTATTTAACTCACTGTGATGATGTCTTAGCCATTCTTGGGCTAGGCGGATCAGGGGGAACGGCACTGATTACACCAGCAATGCAATCTCTGCCAATTGGTGTACCTAAATTGATGGTATCTACGATGGCGTCTGGCGATATTTCAGGCTATATCGGTGCAAGTGATATCTCAATGATGTACTCCGTCACAGATGTATCCGGCTTAAATCGTATTTCTCGTAAAGTACTAAGAAATGCGGCAAATCAAATAGCTGGCGCTGTTTATTTTTACCAAGAAGAACAAGTCGTTGATAAACCTGCTGTTGCATTAACGATGTTTGGTGTAACTACGCCTTGTGTACAACAACTCACACAAAAACTTGAAAATAATTATGACTGCCTTGTTTTTCACGCAACAGGAAGTGGCGGTAAAGCCATGGAAAAACTGGCAGACAGTCACTTACTTCATAGCGTGCTCGATCTTACAACAACAGAAGTATGTGATTACTTGTTTGACGGTGTGCTTGCTTGTGATGAAGACCGTTTTGGTGCAATCGCCCGTACCAAAACCCCTTATATAGGTTCTTGTGGCGCATTAGATATGGTGAACTTCGGTCGCCCATCAAGTGTTCCTGAGAAATATAAAGGGCGTCAATTTTATCATCATAATGCACAAGTCACCTTGATGCGCACAACACCAGAGGAAAACCGTCAATTAGGTATCTGGATCGCTGAAAAACTCAATCAGTGTGAAGGTCCATTGCGGTTTGTATTACCACAGGGCGGTTTTTCAGCTCTGGATATTGAAGGGGCCCCTTTCTGGGATCCTCAAGCGAACCAAGCTTTTTTTGATGCATTTATAACAACATTTAAAGAGACAGAGACTCGTCAATTAGTCATCAGTCCTTATCACATAAACTCCGCTGAGTTTACTCAGCAAATTTATGATTTACACCAGGAACTTATTTGTTAA
- a CDS encoding GNAT family N-acetyltransferase, with protein MSLKMTTNPTPNEINEIYEGLLTHNLRYIQMEQYTPLAVFKEENGKKIGGITGDILGNWLRIRYLWVDKAHRGQNIGTELLQAMENTAKEKGAKYAEVDTFSFQALPFYQKQGFEIFGTLENYPVSDKKYYLRKDL; from the coding sequence ATGTCGTTAAAAATGACTACAAATCCAACACCGAATGAGATCAATGAAATTTATGAAGGATTATTGACTCACAACCTTCGTTATATTCAGATGGAACAGTACACACCACTGGCTGTTTTTAAGGAAGAAAACGGTAAAAAAATAGGTGGGATCACTGGGGATATTTTAGGAAATTGGCTGCGTATTCGTTATTTGTGGGTAGATAAAGCCCATCGAGGACAAAATATAGGTACAGAATTACTGCAAGCAATGGAAAATACCGCAAAAGAGAAAGGTGCCAAATACGCTGAAGTCGATACCTTTAGCTTTCAAGCCCTGCCTTTTTACCAAAAACAGGGATTTGAAATATTTGGCACCCTAGAAAACTATCCTGTAAGTGATAAAAAATATTATTTAAGGAAAGATTTATAG
- a CDS encoding MATE family efflux transporter produces MHQSDVADRSLFSLSWPIFIDIFLHLATLLINTYMVSHVSTAYLAAMGVGNQVFDLFITIFSFISVGCSVVIAQYLGAGKREKASQAIHISIAFNSLLGISSALIILFFGYNILHLMNTPEHLVQDGYNYLHIIGICLIPEAISIILAACLRVYGKSKAAMYVTLIANIVTVIGNMIVLYGFFGLPQYGLVGVAWSTVVGRIIAVILLCGLLFYGLRIKFEAKQLVVWSKNMLGKILHIGLPAAGENLVWILHYMTASAFIGLMGEVPLAAQTLYFQLSLFLMLFGIAISIGNEILVGHLVGAKRFDDAFVRGWKSLKTGVIFTIGVVIVYWFMRDPILYSITEDQRIIDQLIPLFILSVFLEPGRTFNIVMVNALRAAGDAKFPLMTAICFMWGVAIPVGYFLGIKMEMGLIGIWIGFLCDEWLRGLTNAWRWRSRRWQAKRLDI; encoded by the coding sequence ATGCATCAGTCTGATGTAGCGGATCGCTCGCTTTTTTCCCTTAGTTGGCCAATATTTATAGATATATTCCTACATCTAGCCACTCTTTTAATTAATACCTATATGGTAAGCCACGTTTCTACCGCTTACTTGGCAGCAATGGGTGTAGGTAACCAAGTCTTTGACCTTTTTATCACTATCTTTAGCTTTATTAGTGTGGGCTGTAGTGTCGTTATTGCACAATATTTAGGTGCAGGCAAAAGAGAAAAAGCTAGCCAAGCCATTCATATTTCTATCGCTTTTAACTCTTTGCTAGGTATTAGTAGCGCTTTGATCATTCTTTTCTTTGGCTACAATATTCTACATCTTATGAATACGCCTGAGCATTTAGTGCAAGATGGCTACAATTACCTACATATTATTGGTATTTGCCTTATTCCTGAGGCAATTTCAATTATTCTTGCAGCTTGTCTGAGAGTTTATGGCAAATCAAAAGCGGCTATGTATGTCACCTTGATTGCCAATATTGTTACCGTTATTGGTAATATGATTGTGCTTTACGGTTTCTTTGGTTTACCGCAATACGGATTAGTCGGTGTTGCTTGGTCTACAGTTGTCGGTCGTATTATTGCCGTTATTTTACTGTGTGGATTACTGTTCTACGGTTTACGTATTAAATTCGAAGCCAAACAACTCGTGGTGTGGTCTAAAAATATGTTAGGGAAAATCCTACATATCGGTTTACCCGCAGCGGGAGAAAACTTGGTTTGGATCTTACATTATATGACTGCGTCCGCCTTTATTGGGTTAATGGGTGAAGTCCCTCTTGCAGCACAAACTCTTTATTTCCAATTGTCATTATTTTTAATGCTCTTTGGCATTGCGATTAGCATTGGTAATGAAATATTAGTAGGCCATTTAGTCGGTGCAAAACGCTTTGATGATGCTTTTGTTAGAGGCTGGAAAAGCTTAAAAACAGGCGTGATATTTACGATTGGGGTAGTTATTGTTTATTGGTTTATGCGTGATCCTATTTTGTATTCCATTACAGAAGACCAACGCATTATTGACCAATTGATCCCACTGTTTATTTTGTCCGTCTTTTTAGAGCCAGGTCGCACTTTTAATATCGTAATGGTAAATGCCTTACGTGCGGCAGGCGATGCTAAATTCCCTCTTATGACAGCAATTTGCTTTATGTGGGGGGTGGCTATTCCGGTGGGTTATTTCCTCGGTATAAAAATGGAAATGGGCCTAATTGGTATATGGATTGGCTTCCTTTGTGATGAGTGGTTACGTGGATTAACTAACGCATGGCGTTGGCGATCTCGTCGATGGCAGGCTAAGCGTTTGGATATTTAA
- a CDS encoding helix-turn-helix transcriptional regulator, translating into MSHKTEDQEWLVEQLQFIAQGIGKTLSPFCEVVLHDLTDSENTIMVIENNLSGRKVGDRATELGMARIESSDFPQIVANYPNQFPDGRTAKSTSIGIKDKQGNYVAALCLNIDISMIKGLQMVLNQFATLEEGNDIIETFSSVTEDSLKKRIDEFSATYSVTPRALKPHQRRELLLCLQDEGYLSLRKAMEITAQYLGVSRATVYNDLKE; encoded by the coding sequence ATGTCACACAAAACAGAAGACCAAGAGTGGCTGGTAGAACAACTACAATTTATTGCACAAGGCATTGGTAAAACATTATCGCCTTTTTGTGAAGTTGTACTTCATGATCTAACCGATAGTGAAAATACCATTATGGTCATTGAAAATAATCTGTCAGGTAGAAAAGTGGGGGATAGAGCAACAGAGCTGGGAATGGCACGTATTGAATCGTCAGATTTCCCTCAAATAGTGGCTAATTACCCAAACCAATTTCCTGATGGCAGAACTGCAAAAAGTACCTCTATTGGTATTAAAGATAAGCAAGGTAATTATGTTGCTGCGTTATGTTTAAATATTGATATTTCAATGATCAAAGGATTACAAATGGTGCTGAACCAATTTGCAACCCTTGAAGAAGGTAATGACATTATCGAAACCTTTAGTTCAGTGACTGAAGACTCGCTGAAAAAACGTATCGATGAGTTTTCTGCAACTTATTCAGTGACACCAAGAGCATTAAAACCGCATCAACGACGCGAATTGCTATTGTGTTTACAGGATGAAGGTTACCTTTCACTGCGTAAGGCAATGGAAATTACCGCACAATATCTTGGTGTTTCAAGAGCGACCGTGTATAACGATTTAAAAGAGTAG
- a CDS encoding diaminopimelate dehydrogenase, protein MNTKIKVAIVGYGNIGRFALEAVQAAQDFELMGVVRRDINNIPEELQNITVTNDIKTLGNVDVALLCSPTRAIKELAKSILSLGINTVDSFDVHSEIVSLKTELDEVAKKHDRVAVISAGWDPGSDSIIRTLMLAMAPKGITYTNFGPGMSMGHSVAAKAIDGVKDALSMTIPLGTGVHRRMVYVELEAGADFNQVEQAIKADSYFSSDETHIKQVDCVDSLKDVGHGVHMTHKGVSGKTHNQLFEYSMRINNPALTSQFMVSAARASMKQRAGAYTVIEIPPVDFLAGDLNTLIAKLV, encoded by the coding sequence ATGAATACTAAAATAAAAGTAGCGATTGTCGGTTATGGCAATATTGGTCGATTTGCATTAGAAGCTGTTCAAGCGGCTCAAGATTTTGAATTAATGGGTGTTGTTCGTCGTGATATCAATAATATTCCAGAAGAACTGCAAAATATTACCGTAACTAACGATATTAAAACATTAGGTAATGTTGATGTTGCGCTCTTATGCTCACCGACACGCGCGATTAAAGAGTTAGCAAAATCTATTTTAAGCTTAGGGATTAATACAGTAGATAGTTTTGATGTTCACAGTGAAATTGTGTCATTAAAAACAGAATTAGATGAAGTTGCGAAAAAACATGACCGTGTAGCGGTAATTTCTGCTGGATGGGATCCGGGATCAGATTCTATTATTCGTACTTTAATGTTAGCTATGGCACCAAAAGGGATTACTTATACTAACTTTGGACCCGGAATGAGTATGGGGCACAGTGTTGCAGCTAAAGCTATTGATGGTGTAAAAGATGCACTTTCAATGACTATTCCATTAGGTACGGGTGTTCATCGTCGTATGGTTTACGTGGAATTGGAAGCAGGGGCAGATTTTAATCAAGTGGAGCAAGCGATTAAAGCCGATAGCTATTTCTCTTCTGATGAAACCCATATTAAGCAAGTTGATTGTGTTGATAGCTTAAAAGATGTGGGGCATGGCGTTCATATGACCCATAAAGGGGTATCAGGTAAAACTCATAATCAATTATTTGAATACTCAATGCGTATTAACAACCCTGCATTGACCTCTCAATTTATGGTATCTGCCGCAAGAGCCAGTATGAAACAACGTGCAGGCGCTTATACTGTTATTGAAATTCCACCTGTTGATTTCTTAGCGGGTGATTTAAATACACTAATTGCCAAATTGGTCTAA
- a CDS encoding TetR/AcrR family transcriptional regulator, translated as MSYSDETDAMSGTRKRTHQLLVTTALGLFEQGMLPTVSELAAHAGVSRATAYRYFPTQSDLISATVDASLAPIIAWTPTPEDNTQQRITELLNLAYPQMFKHEGALRGALQVSLQQWAKERQSSEYAEKRFIRGHRKEILLKVIEPLKSHYPQEMWDKVIKSFSLIYGSEVFLVMKDIWKMDDQQVIDMTQWMAKAILNQAKSDYPADND; from the coding sequence ATGAGTTACAGTGATGAAACGGATGCAATGTCCGGTACACGAAAAAGAACCCATCAACTATTGGTGACAACAGCATTGGGTCTTTTTGAGCAAGGAATGTTACCTACAGTGTCGGAATTAGCGGCACATGCAGGTGTTTCGAGAGCAACCGCATATCGTTATTTTCCCACACAAAGTGATTTAATTAGTGCCACAGTTGACGCAAGTTTAGCGCCAATCATTGCATGGACACCCACTCCTGAAGATAATACGCAACAACGCATTACTGAGTTGCTCAATCTTGCCTATCCGCAAATGTTTAAACATGAAGGCGCATTGCGTGGTGCATTGCAAGTCTCATTACAGCAATGGGCAAAAGAAAGGCAATCAAGTGAATATGCAGAAAAACGATTTATTCGCGGTCACCGTAAAGAGATTTTACTCAAAGTTATTGAACCATTAAAATCACACTATCCCCAAGAAATGTGGGATAAGGTTATTAAATCGTTCTCTTTGATTTACGGGTCTGAAGTCTTTTTGGTAATGAAAGATATCTGGAAAATGGATGATCAACAGGTCATTGATATGACTCAATGGATGGCAAAAGCTATTCTAAATCAGGCAAAATCTGATTATCCCGCAGATAACGATTAA
- the dcuC gene encoding C4-dicarboxylate transporter DcuC gives MIQILAVLIVVVIVARMILKGYKAEPVLLVAGLALMALTMMFGWGDILPKNVKTTGIGWLDPFEVMRDLFSSRAADLGLMIMALMGFAHYMDHIGANEAVVRVATRPLKNMRSPYVLLFFSFLLASILQLAIPSATGLAVLLMGTMFPIMIGLGLSPASAAGVIATSLGVAYTPTAIDAIRGAKAVDLGVVEYVLYYQGPAAIATVLAVGITHIFWQRHCDRKAGFVPQLGKMSEEAKSDKNVPGFYALLPMLPIIMAVSSSSLFVEGIHLDVVTIVLISMAICMLIETLRLRDFKSVCAGFQHFLKGMGSAFSNVVGLLVAAGVFAHGIKVSGAIDSLIVMAESVGLPPFAMALVFAIVTLAAAIIMGSGNAPFLAFVELIPQIAHSMGVNPIAMILPMQQASHMGRGMSPVAGVIIAVSSGAKLQPFDVVKRTAIPLMVGFVFHSAIIAIFYY, from the coding sequence ATGATCCAAATTCTTGCGGTCTTAATTGTCGTTGTTATTGTCGCTAGAATGATCTTGAAAGGATATAAAGCAGAGCCTGTCTTGTTAGTTGCTGGTTTAGCCTTAATGGCGCTAACAATGATGTTTGGTTGGGGAGATATTCTTCCTAAAAATGTTAAAACAACAGGTATTGGCTGGTTAGATCCTTTTGAAGTAATGCGTGATCTCTTTAGTAGTCGTGCGGCTGATCTTGGTTTAATGATCATGGCACTGATGGGATTTGCGCATTATATGGATCATATTGGCGCTAATGAGGCCGTTGTACGTGTTGCAACCCGCCCATTGAAAAATATGCGCTCACCTTATGTGTTGCTATTTTTCTCTTTTTTACTCGCGAGTATTTTGCAACTTGCTATTCCTTCAGCAACTGGGTTGGCCGTTCTATTAATGGGTACGATGTTCCCGATTATGATAGGACTTGGCTTATCTCCAGCATCTGCTGCAGGTGTGATTGCGACTTCATTGGGTGTTGCTTATACCCCAACTGCCATTGATGCCATTCGTGGTGCAAAAGCGGTTGACTTAGGAGTTGTTGAATATGTGCTTTATTACCAAGGCCCTGCGGCGATTGCAACCGTATTAGCTGTTGGTATTACACATATCTTCTGGCAGCGCCATTGTGACCGCAAAGCCGGATTTGTGCCTCAGTTAGGCAAAATGTCTGAAGAAGCAAAGAGTGATAAAAATGTACCCGGCTTTTATGCCTTACTGCCAATGTTACCTATTATTATGGCAGTAAGTTCATCAAGCCTATTTGTTGAAGGCATTCACCTTGATGTAGTCACAATTGTATTGATTTCAATGGCAATTTGTATGCTGATTGAAACATTACGCTTACGTGATTTTAAATCAGTGTGTGCAGGCTTCCAGCATTTCTTAAAGGGTATGGGTTCTGCATTTAGTAACGTTGTGGGATTATTAGTCGCAGCGGGTGTTTTTGCTCATGGTATTAAAGTCAGTGGTGCAATTGACAGCCTGATCGTGATGGCTGAATCTGTTGGCTTACCACCATTTGCAATGGCATTGGTCTTCGCTATCGTAACATTAGCTGCAGCGATTATTATGGGTTCAGGTAATGCGCCTTTCCTTGCATTCGTTGAACTTATTCCACAAATTGCCCATAGCATGGGTGTAAACCCAATTGCGATGATTTTACCAATGCAACAAGCGTCACATATGGGACGAGGTATGTCTCCAGTGGCGGGGGTTATCATTGCAGTATCTAGTGGCGCGAAATTACAACCATTTGATGTTGTAAAAAGGACTGCAATACCGCTTATGGTAGGTTTTGTTTTCCATAGTGCTATTATTGCTATCTTCTATTATTGA